The sequence below is a genomic window from Phoenix dactylifera cultivar Barhee BC4 chromosome 16, palm_55x_up_171113_PBpolish2nd_filt_p, whole genome shotgun sequence.
aaattgaaaattagaaaattatagTTTACGAAATTTATCATTATTGATGAGTAAGATATTGATAAGTTGGATGATAGGTCCATACGGACTAAATGAGTTGGATATTATGGATTATATCTAAAATAGGTTGGGCATGGATTAAAGACTTTTTGACCTAACCTCAATTGAAAAAGGCATTTAATCCTACTTTTGTGGAGCGGAGGCTTGTGTATCTACTTTTTGTGTTGAGGTCTAGGtatttgggttgagcctattTACAATTAAAAATAAGTTTGCCCAATGAGTTTGGGTTGTTTCTAGTTTAGGGTTAAATTATAAAAGTCTCTTTCAACTACATCTATCCTTCTATTACGCGATAGTATGATTGAAAGATTGGACCTCTGCAATTCAACCAAGTATTGGAGAGGATCGTCCAAGCAGCCATGTAAGATGCCCCAAAAAATATAAGAGAGAGATATTGCTAAGCTTGAGTGGATCTTTATTCAAATCCGATCATGTTAAATTAGATAATGGAGATCCAATATTAATGATTCGAGTCTTTGAATATGATTTCCTACCTCTGAACCGCtcatacacaaaaaaaaatgatttggagATACTAAAATTGATAGGTTAGAAGTCTCCAAATCATATGAGTTTTCATATATAAGCAGTTTAAAGATAGTAGATTATATCCAATGATTTGGATTATTGATGCGTAACCCCCATCATCCAATTAAACCTGACCCAGCTATACTCGAGTTAATCTCCATTTAGATTTGGTCAAGTCTAGATTTGgaaaatgaattaatgatttaaGCTATTGGATGTGATTTATTATATCTAAACTACTTATATaccaaaaattatttattttggagACTCCTAATTAATATATGTACCAAATGGTCAAAAAATGGACCgtctaaataatataaaattatatatatatatatatatatatatatatatatatatatatatatatatatatatatatatatatatatatatatatattgatcacTGAGTCTCTAAATCATATATTTTTTGATGCGTATGTAATTCAAAGATAGTAGATCAAATCTAACGGCACGGATCATCGATATGTGATCTTTATTATATAATGTAGACTTGATCTCGATGTAGATCCATCTAAGTGTAGCCAAATCCACACacacatatgtgtgtgtatatatatatatatatatatatatatatatatatatatatatatatatatatatatatatacacacacacatacttacatacatacatatggatgtgaCATTGTCTATGAGCCAATACAATGGCTAGTACTGGATAATCTCCTAACTCTCCAATAATGCAACCGCACAATGTCCAACTCTACATTAGTGCAGCCACTTCTTTCCTCTCAAGAAATACTCATCATGTCGGTTTACTTCCGGCAAAAACATTGTACAAATGCCTCACTCGGGACGAATACTTCACCTTATCTACTGCTAGTTTTATATTAGAAACGGCAGTTCGTATCCCATATTCCTATATTCCTAGATGGCTAGACACTATGGGATCCAATAATTCCTTTCCCTGAACTTGAAGCAAGCATTCAAGGCAATGAGCAAAAGGCCTTCGTGGTCCCAGGCAAAATCATTCCTCCTAGACTCCGTGTCTTTTTCATTGTGGAATGCGTTGTTCACAAACATTCCGTGGACCATCCTAGTCTCAAGTTACAAGGCTCAATGTtctcccttcttgatcaaagtgGTGTAACAAAACTGACCCTCCAAATTTGCTGAAGTAAAAAGGTTGTGCAATTCTAGCATTAGCTCATTTCACTGAGTTAACAAGTGTATTTAAGGGAAGCAGAATTTGTACAGGTCCTTGCAAACCTGACAGGAGATGCTAGCTGCTTGTTGTATCAATGGAGAGTCCAATTCAATGCTGCAATTTAATGTTTAATTGCTATCAAAACTGACCACTTCCAAATCCCTTCAATCCTACTCAAAGACATGGATAATGAATAGATAATAAAAAGTAGTTGGCGGATACGTAAAGCGCTGCTTTTAGATTTCATGCAAAATTTGCGAAATGAGGAGGGCGTTTTCCACTTTCTTCCTGCCAAGGGAAAGTACCTACTCAGGGACCAGTGAAGGTCTGGCAAACTGGACAAAATTAGTTCCAATTAGACTGTAAACTAAATAACTCTAGTACAATTCTATGGAAGTGAACTTTTGACTCTATGATTCAACGCTCTTCATATGCTATGCTTATCTTGAAACATAAGAGGCATTTAAATATTTAGAATATGCCATcttctttttgagaaaaaaaaaatatgataattatgAAACATAAGATCGATCCAGTTTACGTAATGGTTTTGATGTTTTTCATAAAGTTGTTAAAAAATGTCAACGGCTTTCATGAAACCTCTTCATAACATTTTTCTTGCCATTTTTTAAACAATTTTTTTAGGACTGGACTCACTTATACATAGAAAGGTACCATATAtttgttcttcctcctttccatGCATATTGTCTTTGAAGTGAGTCCATAGCTATGTACAAGCAATTATCGATTTAAACTACCAAATCAACCGAGCTGCAATTTCCCTTAGTATGTTATAATAAATGCGTCACACTTGTGATTTTACCAACAAAAAGTAAATTCACATGGTTTTTGTGTTGGTGTTATTATTAGGATACATAATTCTCTTCTGAAgataaattttaaattggaaGAATAAGTTATATCATCTTGACAATTGGAACTTATTCGAAACAGTGATTTCTAGCCTTCTAAGTACTAGCCTGTGTTTATTAGGAGCATGGTTTTAAAAGGTCAAGTTCATACCCATCCAATTTGGTATACCTATATTTAATACAGTATTGACAACAATTCTACTTGTGCATCTAAAGATGATAAAACATTAGAAAGCTCCATATTATTATTGGATGGGAGCCATGATGAGATTGGTTGAACCGGACACTGTAATAATAGTAACAACTTCAGTTTCTCATTTGCATGTCCttgacatgcatcacagaacctCCTCTATTTGGAGGGCTGGTGTAACTAATGAACTTCTCAAAAATAGAGTCCTGTTTGGCTTGTTCTAAGTTgatagattctgaattttctcctgTTTTTCTTTGTCCTCTCTCTGTTTTTAAATGTAAAAGAAGGGAGACATATCAACCCAACTCGAGTCTTCTTGTCTGCCTTCTTCGGTTGCTTCTGCTTTTAAATTTTTCAGCATGATTTCATTGCGTTTTTTTGTTGGCCTGCTTGCAAGTTGTGACTTAAACTCATCTAATTAGCTGTTAATTGTCCAAATGAATTACTAATGTGCTATTTTTGTAGAATTCTATGAATTTTTCCCCTGTAGATCGAATTCCAAgcatttcaattaaaaataaaccCTTTTCGACTCCTGCCGATCCGATCAGCTAAAACACTTTCAGTACAGTATTATGATAGAGGAAAAGGCTTCATAAGGTGGTCCAAAGGTAAATGGTGCTGTTGTGGATTTAGACGCCATGGGAGATCATGCAATCATGTGCAGCGAACAGAGTGGTCCCTCTAATCCAAGTTTTGCAAAACAATAACTTCAGTTATGATCCTTTTTTCGCTTCCATTTGTCTTGAGCTGGGTTTAGGTTGTTAAGTGGTAACAAAACAGGCTAACCACTTTGCTttacttctctctagtttatgatGCTTTCTTTCCTTTAATGCTAATAACCAAAAGCAATTAACAAGGATTCGTTGCGAAGGCACTCTATCCTTGGGGTTAGGATGATAAGGACTTTAGGCATAAAGTAGTTTAGCTGGGCTATAAAGATGATTGCAACATTATAGATGTTCGAGGGAAGTAGTTTGGCAATTCGATCGAAGTGTCAATGCTTGCGTGGAGAGGAATTTTCTACCGGTGATGAAAATGCCACCATCCAgactttttctgaaaaaaagaatatatcGATTTTAATGAAATTGTCGATCGCATTGTTCTGATGTCTCTCAccaagttaaatttaatattcaacataaaataatcaataatGTAGTTAATCATAGTTATGAATTGGATTGAGAAAATGTTTGTTTGTACAGTATTTATTGTTACATTGTGAATAGTCAAAATTATATCACGACGAATTATTCGAGAGATGAACAATAACATCTAGTAAATGCATATCtgatataaaaatttaatttagtAAAGGGTATTTGAAATTAAATAGGCAGGGGGCACCTGTGTTTGCAGCATGTATCATGGTATACTTTTATTATATCACTAGGGCACCTGTGTAGACCCCCTCCCATCATAAGAAAATGGAAAACATACCTACATGAATGACATCTAACATACCATGTGTAATTGTGTATCATCTAATACTTAATTCAGATAATAGTTGAAATTCTAAGAGATTTAGGGTTTGAAATAAGATATAACATATTTATATATGAGACACCAAACAGACAATATAGTTCAGAGATGTTACAAGAAAAAGACCTATACACCCATGAACACCTGATGTCTCATGATGCGATTATGAATGCTAACAcatttattttttgtatttataattaAGATCTTATGTCCCCTTTTCAAGTGTGAGGTGATAATGGTGGTTGgttttttttgattgaaataATGGTGGTTGGTTGATTAGCCTCAAGTTCTCAAGTCTCAACCACTCACACTAGTTTGTTGCATAAGTTGCagaaaccctttttttttttttggtcaaaagttGCAGAAACCCTTTGCTGGTGTGGTGGTTCAACAAAATATCTAAGCAGCAGAATATTAGGTAATATGGAAGTCTAAACAAAGCTACACATCATGTGCTGTGGAACACCTAAACCTGAAAAGTGTTGAGCCAGTACCACTGTCCTTGATAATCCTAGTTCCAAATGCAATTTTATTTCTCGCTAAGTActtttatacatacatacatacatgcatacatacatacatacatacatacatacatatatatatatatgtgtgtgtgtgtgtgtggtttTAAAGTAAGTATTTCTGAAGCCACTTTTTCTGTGGATACATCACAAGTTTAATTGACTTGATCTTAAACATAACTAGGGGATAGgagtttatttttgtaaataGTAGATAAGTGGTTTTAAATAAAAAGGTAGAGAATTGGTGTTAATATAATGAATCATGATTAATTAAAACATGTTGTACATCCAAGTTGTAGGAAATCTACAAAATTTGGATTGTATAAAATTTGCTgccatttgtttttctttctttcctttttctattaaaaaagagaagacaagTTCCGtccactaaattttttttaaaaaataaagcaaTACCAAAGATCTAAACGCAAGTAAGTAAAACAAGATTGAGACAAAATATATGCATGTCGGGTTCATTTAGTAAATAGCACAAACCTTGACGTGGATTATCCTTCAAATGGAGTATCCATCTTAAAACCAAAGGATGCCAATTTGTTCAAACAGTAAAGTTAATTGGATGTAGATCTTAGTGAAGTTGGTTGACATCGatgctattatttttttttaaacaaacaaATCTTTAAGAGCTATTGCAATATGGTTTGGGCAAAATGCTAACACAATTTATCTTTCGTTATGCTTTAATTTCAGCCATCAATCAAGACCATGAAGCTGAAGCCTTATAGGTGCAGTCCTCAGGAAGTGGtgcattgaaatatatatatatatatatatatatatattggtcaaagataggaggggagggggagggaccagcccacctaTATAGCAGCTCTCGCTGAGCTCTCCTTCCATCAATAAATGTTCAATACAAATCGCAGATTTTTGCGTGCCTTCTTCGACCCGTGGGTTCACCGCCTCAGGTTTGTCACCCCAACGCCATCTTGGTATAGATGGAAGAAAAGCATATCCGCCAACGAGCTATCCAGACGTGGGACATTCGGTTctctaatttaatcgacgcccgtgcgtttcgaattCGGACAACTCAAGTggaattaaattattattattttttgcttGGATTTTTTCTTAcaccaaatattatttttttaaaatttaaaattttattaagttTGTTTGCAAAAGTAATCATACAATTTTGGAAATATTAGGAGGAGGAAAATACTTAGACCAATAGAGACTTTAACCGTACGAATGACAGAGTGATTGGATGTTAGAAGTGGGCCCTGGACGCATccattaagttttttttttttttttttttttgtggtgggGGTAGGGGGAGGGCAAGGATCTGTTAAGCCGACTTGGTGGATGATTTCGTCAACTAACTACTGTTTGAGAAATGTAAGCTATCCTTGTCGGGATGCCATGTAAGATTTCGTTGTTAACGTCTTCAGCTAGACGCAATGaataaaatataaagatccGGGTTCCAATCACCTCCCACAGAACTTGAATCTTCTGCTCCTCCTGATCCTAACGTCGTACGCTCCTCCTGATCCTAACGTCgtaccaaagaagaaaaaaaaaaaaaaaaaacaataaaaaacctaatccaaaaaaactagttaaaagatattatttaatttttttgatcttatataagtattcaagatctatctaaaaataatcgatgtggaactaaatataTATTTGCAAGGATCTTCACagagttcaaatctaatcaaaaGTATTACGGTCGGCCTGTGATTAGCTCTAAAAAATAtatgctgcagtgtctcctagttcACATAAGTTATGCACCACAttcactctgataccatttgtaacaattagcacctcatccaaaatgactactcggaagatattatttgagtttcttgatcctatatcagtactcaagatctactcaGCAAATAATCGATGCGAGACTAAATATACGCCCGTGCGAGTTCTCACACAACTAATGTGATTTCTACTTTTCTATGACACCAACCGACGGACcaattaatattattttgacAGACAAGTTATTGAGACATTAATTTTTCCACTAAAAAATTGTCATAGATTTTAGTTCATCAAATATTTTGAGAACATATAACTGCATGTGCAGTCATaagtaaataaaatttatacttAAATGATCACATTCAAGGTTGAAATTTTGGGTGCAGTATTATAAATAGAAATATCAGGCATGCCATGAAATCAATAAttagtttgatatttttttattattgacTAATTTGGGGATGCCATATTCGGCATgcaaaaatccaaaagaaaaatgAGTGGCAAAGAGTACTTTAGCTTGTAATGAAAATTATAGAACATGCCATATTTTTGGATATCATTCTATCATGTAAATCCAGCACGTTTTTTGATGGATCAATGCATAAAGTCAAAATACATATTGATGTCATCTAAGCAATGCTGACAAAATATGCATAGCTTGCAGCATATACATGCCGGTGATCACTTGCTTGCATGTGTATTTTAGGATATCTATCTTAAAAATAATtcctctttttaatttttttatactaTTGTTGCTAACTTCTATTATTTAAATTCAATTTAAtagtttaaattaaaaaaacataTTTGCACTTGGGTATGAACAATAATGAGGATGTGAGTGGGTACATGGATCATTATCTATCTTGTAGCCATTCTAAGATCATATgaggatataattttttctttttaaatcatAATAATTATTCAAGTAGCATGGGTCAACCACCACCGGTGAATATTTTGGCATATTTTTACGTCTCACTGTTTATTAAGTttcacaaataaaataaattgaatttgctttttttttatgtgtacaaaaagaacaataaaacataactacaagatcatccaagCCTTAGTGTGAAGGATAAATCTTGTATACAatgtttgtttttgtttttagttagcatgcatattgGTGTTCAAAAATTAGACAAGTCTGTCTATGAGATTAACTTGTTCAAATTATTTTCATCAAATCATCCTAGCTTGAGAGGTGATTCTTATGATAAACATTCGGAAAAAAAATTAACCCGTTGTCATGAAATTAAATTAACTTCTTTGCCATTGAAAAATATACGATAATACGACGAAGATAGTAGGGCAAACTATCCTATGATTAGTTGTGAAATCTAAGCTATTCATTACGGACAAAAACATTCGTACAAAGGTACAATTTCAAACGTGACAAACATGGCCCCAACAAAGAGATATACGATAATACGACTTAAACTTTGCTCACGGGGTTCATAAAACGTCGTAACTTGAAATGTGACAAGGGATAGGGTGCCTTAAAAAGGAAACAAACCAAGCTGCTCACCCGGCCGGTGACCCTAACCTGAACTAGAAACTTTTCGAATTGCTATACTAAATAAACAATACTTAGCGAACCCAACTTGGACACACCCAACCCACCACCTTGGACAGACATCAGGGCCCACATCGTGGTACCACTCGCGAGTCAAAAGCTAGTAGTTGGGTGCGTTTAGACCTGGTGCGTTCTGGTTTACTTCACCAATATCCATGACCCTTTATAAAAGCGCATCATTTTAGCCGATTACACCTATACATTAAGATTAGGACCGTCTCAATTTCGTCTCCGAAAAAATGAAGGAAAACGACATCAACGCTGAAAAAAATTCCCGTCAACCTTGCCTTCCGCCCCTCCGGCTCCCTTCTCCGCCGCCTAAACCGCTGCCGTTACCTCCTCTTCTCTGTTCCTTCTTTTATTCTCCCACCTCCTTCCTTCCTCCCAtcatctctttttcttctcattttcttttACTAACTTTGTACTCCCAAAGCTAATCCCACTTCCTTCTCCTTCACTAATTCCATTCTAGTAAATGCGTcactcttctctcttcttccatcTCAACAAAGCACTCATACTGAGCTAAAAACCAACTCTGAAACCTAAAATCCCATACCGAAAGTAGAAGAAGTATTATtaacctcttcttctcctctctccctcccttccgtGATGCTTCTCACATTTTTTTCTCTTGCTCATCTTTAAAGAGAGAGACGGAGAGACTCAGACCTCGCCAGCGAGATCATGGTGGCGGCCATCCCTCCGCCGGTGGCGGCGGCAACCCCAATCGCCGCAGCCGCCGCCTCCACTGTCCGAGCCCCCAAAACCCCCTCTCCATCCCCCCACCGCCGCCGTCCCCTCGCCCCTTCCGAGAAGGACAATGCCGCCGTCTCCCGGAAGCCCCCCTCCAAAGGGATCTCTTCCCGCTACTTgtctccctcctccttttcttcttcgacTTCGACTTCGACTTCGACTTCACGGCGtttcctttctcctcttcccACTTCGTCCAGCTCCGGCCCCAAGCGCTCCCACTCCGTCGACCGGAGCCGCCCCAACGCGGGCCCCCACGGCGGCGAAGACatcccctccgccgccgccagGCCCCTCCGCACCACCACCCGGAGCCTTTCCGTCTCGTTCCAGGGCGAGTCCTTCTCCTTCCAGACCAGCAAGGCCAAGCCCGCTGCCTCCCCTCCCCCCTCTCGGAAGCCCACCCCCGACCGCCGGCGTCCTGTCGGATCTCCGGCGAGGAGCGACCACCTGTCGGAGAACTCGAAACCCTCTAACCACCGCCGCTGGCCGGCGGCGAGATCCCAGCAGCCGAACCTGCTGCTGACGAGAAGCCTGGGCTGCTCGCCTGTGGGCAAGAAAGATCCCGTCTTGGATGCTGTCCGTCTGCTGCGACAGTCAATGGTGCTCGACGAGGCGCTGCGGCAGAACTCCTTCAACGTTGGCGGCAGCGGCAGTCTTTCTGCCTCGTCGGACACTGATAGCGCTTCGTCGGAGAGCAATTCAGGCTCGCAGGAGCTGAGGATTCCTCCACGAAAGCGGCCGGCGCCCCGTGGCATTACCGTTCCAGCGAGATTTTTGCAGGAGACTAATAACCGGCTGCACCGGTTGCCAGAGCCAGGCACGCCAATATCGTCGGCCAGCTCAAGGACAGCATCCGCTCCTAAGCCTATTACTGTGAAGAAGTCACTGATGAATGGCCCGTCCTCATCTCCTGCTGTTGCTTCTTCCCCTCGCAGCCATGGATCTATTTGGCATCCTTCTCCAAGAAAGCTTTCGGCTACTCTGTCATTGAGGGAAGTGGGTAGTCCTTCACAGGTGAGGAACGGTACAGTTAcaagctcctcctcccctggtgGTCAACTGGGCAAAGCCCCTTCGATCCTCAGCTTCGCAGCTGAAGTGAGCAGAGGGAGAAAGGGGGAGAGCCGAATCGAAGAGGCGCACCTGTTGAGGCTGTGCTATAACCGGCACTTGCAGTGGCGGTATGTCAATGCACAAGCCGATGCTGCCCTGCTGGCACAGGGACTGAATGCCGAGGTAAGGTTGTGGTTCCATGTTTCCGAATCCCTAGCTTCTGACGCTTTGCCAAATTGTGTTTGCCATTCAGCAATAGATACCTTTAAGCAAGTCGGATTTCCTGATTCTGTTACTTTGCATAGTTTGTATAAGTTGCTTTTTTCGCCCATTCCATTTTCATCGCCTTTTCATATGTCAGATCTGAAAAGCATAAGAATTAATATATTCCTCGTAAGACATATTGTTGATTAAGTGTTTTATAGTTTGCTAGATCAAACTTTTAAAGAAATCCAAAGTGTAGGTGATATGGGAGGGTATCAAGGACATCATGATGAATGGAAGTTTCATTACACATACAAGCTCTAAAGAGCTTGTGCTTTTGCTCTCTCCACGCATCTTCACAACTCCTGATGGATGATGCATAGGAGTTTGCCATGAGAAATATGGTTGACCGTAAAAGTTAAAACTTGTTGATTTGAAAAGTAATATAAAAGGGTAATAGTATAACAGTAAGGGATCACCGGACAAAAAATGGGCCAGTGGGTAGCATACAGACAACATGCTCAGATGATGAAGGGCACATGATCATTATAAGGTTCCATAACAGATGCGATACTTAACCGATGGGTGATAACTGTTATGCAGTGATGGTAAGCTACATTTTTTATTGTTCTGGGTATAGAAAATGATATTGCGTTGAACAAGAAGAGCAGCGACGCCAAGATCAGCGAACAGAACAAAGCAAGCAAGTTAGCATTCATGAACATACAATTTTGGTACCAAGGCATATTGGCAACCAAGCTAAGTCAGTTTTGAGAGGATTTGCAAGGAGAATTGCCAATAACCATGGAAATTATATGCAATGTCTCAGAACTCATGAAGAGTGTTGTCTAATCTCTGAAGGAAGCATCAAAcgtttaattcattgaattatGACTTCTAACTGGATCATCATTTCTGCTTGTACTAGGTGATGATATGACATGCTTTACATTAGAGTCCTTACTGTTATTTCATAGACCATCCAAAAAATGTATGTACTTTTGTGCATCTTTTGTTATTATGTATGCACTGTGTAATATTGtgtatatacatgcatgcatgcttatAGAAGTTAAATATCTGTCTCTTTATGCATCATGCATGTGTTTTGTAATGGTTAAATGACTTTATTACCTCATATCTTTCTTGTCATAAAACTAAGAGCCAAGAAGAGTTATTGTTCTTTAAGTAGTGCATTACGTATGTCATTATAATTCCTTTCAAGAATAAAATGTCATTATGATTCCACTTGACTCTTTGATCCATTTAGTTGCACTAGTCAAATTACCAAAGCACTCCTTTTGATTTAGTTGAAAGGTATAATAGGGCATATTTGGTCATTTTAGCATCATGCAATCCTTTCAGTGCATCCAATAGGAGTAGATGCATGCAAAGCATTTCTTCTAAGGTGTTTAGCTGATGCAGAACCAGTTAGAGTTGGCCTGCATTTGCTTGAGAGGACCCTAGGAATAAGAGAGCTTAGGGTTTAATGCAGCTTTATCACTTGCTGTCCAAGGCCTGAGAACAGAGCAAAAGGGAACTAATTTTAGTTTTCTAGGCAAAGGAAGGGTAAAATAACCCTACTGCAGTGTTTTATGAGTGAAGGAAATGGAATATACTAAAATCTAGGGCTTTGGGGCTTAATTGAATAGTTTTCTATAAACTAACAATCAGATTTCGATAAATACAGTGCACAGagcaaaacaagcaaccaaaaaaTCAAGTTTTGGCAATCACCAACAAGAATGTAACTATGAAACAGTATCTTGACATGTTGAAGGCTGAAATTTGGTTTCAATGCAGTAGTTAAGTACAAATGAAAGGTATCAAAAGTAAACTAAGATCTGATTGTAAACTAGGAAACTATAACAGCAAACAGTGAATAAGACAGAGAGAATAGAGAGTAGATGCAGTAGAGAAAatagagaggaaaagaaagaagagactaACGCAAAAGATAGGGGAGAGAAAACAGCTGGctcgcagccttcttttcttcatgaGACTTTTCAGCGTACATAAACCATTGAGGAGCTTACTCCAGGACCTTATTTAAACCCTTATATGCTTACTCCCATAGCCAACTTTCGGCCTCAAAAGGACTCTTACAGATATGGAATAAATCCCCAAATTTTGACTAGTCAGCCACATAATAGACACAAGTACTTTTGCATGCAATACGGTTCACTGTGAAACTTATTGACTCTCCTAAACTAATATAATCATTGCTTTAAAATGAAACCAAAATGCATCTAATCAACTACCAATCGGCAGCAATTTGTGGCCGTTAGATGAACTTGTAATCATGTTTTGCCTCACAAACATTAATCACAATAGGATAGGATCCCAAAGTCTCAGGTGCACTATTTGTTCCCACAAGCTCAGCCCTTCATTGCTTGGAATAGCGATAAGCTTGTCATTGATGCTTATATTTGCGCCCACTACAGCCTACCTTGATGCACAAGCGATTTTCAATAGCTGCTGTAATGTTTAGCTTATGGTGTTTGCACCAAATTTTTATTAATTCATGATCTTTTATAGAACTTTCTGCATGCTTTGTAAGTCAGCATTTTTCATCCTTGAATCAGCTGATacattcttttcatatttatcAGAAATATTTGTATAATGCATGGATAACTACCTCAGAACTTCGTGACTCTATCACAACTAAAAGGCTAGAGCTACAAGTATCGACACAGAATTTAAAGCTTACTTCCATTCTCAAGGGACAAGTAAGTCTTTTGTCTTCGCCTATTTTTCTTGTTTGTACATGTGAAAttgccaatttttgtttcaaaCTCCTTTTGATTTCTAATTTCTTGTTGTTAATACCATAGTAATCTTTTGTTCTAAGTAGAGCACATATTTGTAGCAAATAAGTAGGTTGACATGAGGTGTTCACTTATAATTAGGTATATTA
It includes:
- the LOC120104051 gene encoding QWRF motif-containing protein 2-like, encoding MVAAIPPPVAAATPIAAAAASTVRAPKTPSPSPHRRRPLAPSEKDNAAVSRKPPSKGISSRYLSPSSFSSSTSTSTSTSRRFLSPLPTSSSSGPKRSHSVDRSRPNAGPHGGEDIPSAAARPLRTTTRSLSVSFQGESFSFQTSKAKPAASPPPSRKPTPDRRRPVGSPARSDHLSENSKPSNHRRWPAARSQQPNLLLTRSLGCSPVGKKDPVLDAVRLLRQSMVLDEALRQNSFNVGGSGSLSASSDTDSASSESNSGSQELRIPPRKRPAPRGITVPARFLQETNNRLHRLPEPGTPISSASSRTASAPKPITVKKSLMNGPSSSPAVASSPRSHGSIWHPSPRKLSATLSLREVGSPSQVRNGTVTSSSSPGGQLGKAPSILSFAAEVSRGRKGESRIEEAHLLRLCYNRHLQWRYVNAQADAALLAQGLNAEKYLYNAWITTSELRDSITTKRLELQVSTQNLKLTSILKGQMAYLQGWSLIDGDHLSSLSGAIEALKASTLRLPVVGGAKAEFQDVKNAVSSAVDAMQAIGNSICSLLSRVEESSSVMTELAKVAAHERALMDKSRELLSTVAAMHVKQCSLLGHITQLSRRPRMMQT